From one Leptospira stimsonii genomic stretch:
- the lsa25.6 gene encoding Lsa25.6 family adhesin → MFIHKKILQSALSFLLLTCNPPFETISYDRNDDGTIENRLYTKTDSKIAIFMETFENQKDFPDDWMWLKMDAKDPKSYQELYNEIASKDPQKVDIKIWFGPGNVKMIEKADRDLDGYFETTQYYNRFAKPKVTSSIIARIEIDSDKDQRPDIWIFPLERMELDSNKDGIPDKLVSDPKTIGEALKTRTQTITSKTKSLSLGQSWALHPELIQDESLRAVILFSI, encoded by the coding sequence ATGTTCATTCATAAAAAGATTCTACAGAGTGCTCTGTCCTTTCTACTTTTAACATGCAATCCACCGTTTGAAACGATCTCTTATGATCGAAATGACGACGGGACAATCGAAAACAGACTTTATACAAAAACCGATTCTAAGATCGCTATCTTTATGGAGACATTCGAGAATCAAAAAGATTTTCCGGATGACTGGATGTGGTTGAAAATGGATGCAAAGGATCCAAAATCTTACCAAGAATTATACAATGAGATCGCTTCCAAAGATCCTCAAAAAGTTGATATAAAGATCTGGTTCGGACCAGGAAACGTAAAGATGATCGAAAAAGCGGATCGGGACTTGGACGGCTATTTTGAAACGACACAGTACTACAACCGCTTTGCAAAACCGAAAGTGACGTCGAGTATCATCGCTCGAATCGAAATCGACTCCGATAAGGATCAAAGACCGGACATTTGGATTTTTCCTCTGGAAAGGATGGAGTTAGACTCGAACAAAGACGGAATTCCGGACAAACTCGTATCGGATCCCAAGACAATCGGTGAAGCTTTGAAAACAAGAACTCAAACCATCACTTCTAAAACGAAGTCTCTTTCTCTCGGTCAATCCTGGGCGCTTCATCCGGAATTAATCCAAGACGAGAGCCTGAGAGCAGTGATCCTCTTTTCGATCTGA
- a CDS encoding adenylate/guanylate cyclase domain-containing protein yields MTTFREKESYSSYLEFEINSTLKKVSFYSFIMGTTAAIALIWMQEWGIIFRMQVPILWTLIGGIVSLFFYLLAKFKMAKGARIYLVILFYSTLPGILYVLAEVYLPLGAATYITGPASYLYFFMVILSGFALDERLSILSGSYCGLQYLVFYFLSRDGILEIHSKDLLQWHDLTDPPIYFFKSMMMVFSGIVVGVLVRNTKRLLSEVLEREKERSNISRLFGQFVSEEVKEKLLREGVTDRTEKKKVLVLFSDLRSFTSLGEKSDPDRLILQLNEYFDRMADCITRNGGTIDKFIGDAIMAVFGGLVDLDFPADAALRTSQEMQKELEILNREWSISQFPILESGIGLHYGEVVQGAIGSKNRLDFTVIGDSVNTASRIEGLCSALGEKILFSSAVYELLSEENRKHCKSLGNFKVKGRETEIDLYSLNIH; encoded by the coding sequence ATGACAACTTTTCGCGAAAAGGAATCTTACTCTTCTTATTTGGAATTCGAGATCAATTCTACTCTGAAAAAAGTCAGTTTCTATTCTTTTATTATGGGAACGACGGCCGCGATTGCCTTGATTTGGATGCAGGAGTGGGGAATTATTTTTCGGATGCAGGTTCCGATTTTATGGACCTTGATCGGTGGAATCGTTTCCTTATTCTTTTATCTTCTCGCAAAATTCAAGATGGCAAAGGGCGCACGGATCTACCTTGTGATTTTGTTTTATTCGACGCTTCCCGGAATTTTATACGTTCTCGCAGAAGTCTATCTACCGTTAGGCGCCGCGACTTACATCACCGGTCCTGCTTCTTATCTTTATTTTTTTATGGTGATTCTTTCCGGCTTTGCGTTAGACGAACGATTATCGATTCTTTCGGGTTCGTATTGCGGACTTCAATATCTTGTTTTTTACTTTCTCTCGAGAGACGGAATTTTGGAAATTCATTCGAAAGATCTTCTTCAGTGGCATGATCTCACTGATCCGCCGATTTATTTTTTCAAATCGATGATGATGGTTTTTTCAGGAATCGTAGTCGGAGTCCTTGTCAGAAATACCAAACGTCTTCTTTCCGAGGTTTTAGAACGGGAAAAAGAAAGATCAAACATTTCCAGACTCTTTGGACAATTCGTCTCCGAAGAAGTGAAAGAAAAACTCTTAAGAGAAGGTGTCACGGATCGAACCGAAAAGAAAAAGGTTCTCGTCTTATTTTCCGATCTGAGATCGTTTACATCTTTGGGTGAGAAGTCCGATCCGGATCGGTTGATTCTACAATTGAATGAATACTTCGATCGGATGGCGGATTGTATTACACGCAACGGAGGTACGATCGATAAATTCATCGGAGACGCCATCATGGCCGTCTTTGGCGGGCTTGTGGATTTGGATTTTCCGGCCGACGCCGCGTTGAGAACATCGCAAGAGATGCAGAAGGAATTGGAAATTCTCAATCGAGAATGGAGTATTTCGCAATTTCCGATATTAGAATCAGGAATCGGTCTTCATTACGGAGAAGTCGTTCAAGGAGCGATCGGTTCTAAGAATCGGTTGGATTTTACAGTTATCGGAGACAGCGTCAATACCGCATCGAGGATCGAAGGTCTGTGTTCGGCGCTCGGGGAGAAAATTCTTTTTTCTTCGGCGGTTTACGAGCTTCTCTCCGAAGAAAATCGAAAGCACTGTAAGTCGCTCGGAAATTTCAAAGTAAAAGGAAGAGAAACGGAAATTGATTTATATAGTTTGAATATTCATTGA
- a CDS encoding adenylate/guanylate cyclase domain-containing protein has translation MKILRIYFWIFVFLFFFGSCIESIPFPRAEKGILDLTGWNFDEDGPALLEGEFRFLWNQFSQESWTENSSFATVPKSWVRLDNPDGSRFPSQGYATYFLKIKLPDSLVGQELSFQSDISETAYELSINSKKLGSIGTVGISSESSKPEWNKKIFSFLNTEKELNLKILISNFHHARGGLTGKFFIGKSASIQSIREKRLTIEVFVFGSLAIMALYHLTLFYLRKEEKSVLFFGILCLVYCFRTISTGENLIQILIPGLDYSIHSKIVYLSFYLTVPIFAAFFRSIFPTELNEYSYYGILSVGTLASVVVLITSPSFFTGTIDVYYGFTFVAFLYGFYILSLAIVRKRSGAILLLNGLLIFFLVSIHDTLYNKRIINTGYFSPIGLLAMLFSQAYLLARRYSQAFGAIVDLTNTLNKTNTSYGLFVPREFLKILNENNFIEVKLGDVAEEEMTILYNEIRPSQIISEQTSAKENFEFINSYLGKVGPLIRDNNGFIDKYYGEAFLSLFSQKAEDALESAVGIQSILRDINMFRLGNGREPVRVGTGLHRGPILLGTIGESERMEGAVISASVTLATRVGQLCRLFDSSILMTDHVLFSLENPEKYQMRVLDRIQLKGHNSIVTILEVFNGQPDSLLNVFMDTKEEFERGISHFRQRNFEEACVVFNRVLERNKLDQPARWYLEKSIHYCRFGSPNNWDGITVLDV, from the coding sequence ATGAAAATTCTTAGGATCTATTTTTGGATTTTTGTTTTTCTCTTTTTTTTCGGCTCTTGTATCGAATCGATTCCGTTTCCAAGAGCGGAAAAAGGAATCTTAGATCTTACGGGATGGAACTTCGACGAAGACGGTCCGGCGTTACTCGAAGGAGAATTTCGTTTTTTATGGAATCAATTTTCGCAAGAATCGTGGACGGAAAATTCCTCCTTTGCGACGGTTCCGAAATCTTGGGTAAGGCTTGATAATCCGGACGGAAGCCGTTTCCCGTCGCAAGGTTATGCGACTTATTTTCTAAAGATAAAACTCCCGGATTCTTTAGTAGGTCAGGAATTATCATTTCAATCGGATATATCCGAAACCGCATACGAACTTTCCATCAACTCTAAAAAATTGGGATCCATCGGAACGGTCGGCATCAGTTCTGAAAGTTCAAAACCGGAATGGAACAAGAAAATATTTTCTTTTTTGAATACGGAAAAAGAACTCAATCTGAAAATTCTAATCTCTAATTTTCACCACGCGCGAGGAGGGTTGACCGGAAAATTTTTTATCGGAAAGAGCGCCTCCATCCAATCGATTCGGGAAAAAAGGCTGACGATCGAAGTTTTCGTTTTCGGAAGTTTGGCGATCATGGCTCTCTATCATCTTACTTTATTCTATCTTCGTAAAGAGGAAAAGTCGGTTCTCTTTTTCGGAATTCTTTGCCTCGTGTATTGTTTCCGAACGATCAGCACGGGGGAAAATTTGATTCAAATTTTGATCCCCGGTTTGGATTATTCGATTCATAGTAAGATCGTATATCTTTCTTTTTATCTAACGGTTCCGATCTTCGCGGCGTTTTTTCGATCTATCTTCCCAACGGAGCTGAACGAATACTCGTATTATGGAATTCTTTCCGTAGGAACGCTGGCTTCCGTGGTGGTTCTCATTACATCTCCTTCCTTTTTTACGGGAACGATCGACGTTTACTACGGGTTTACGTTTGTCGCTTTTTTATACGGGTTTTATATTCTTTCACTCGCGATCGTAAGAAAACGAAGCGGAGCCATTCTTCTATTAAACGGATTGCTAATATTCTTTTTGGTAAGCATTCACGATACGCTTTACAATAAGAGAATCATTAACACGGGTTATTTTTCTCCGATCGGTCTTCTCGCAATGCTTTTTTCTCAGGCTTATTTGTTGGCTCGTCGCTATTCTCAGGCATTCGGCGCGATCGTGGATTTGACCAATACTTTGAACAAGACGAACACCTCCTACGGTTTGTTCGTTCCGAGAGAATTTTTGAAAATTCTCAACGAGAATAACTTCATAGAAGTGAAGTTAGGCGATGTGGCCGAAGAAGAGATGACGATCCTCTATAATGAAATTCGGCCTTCTCAGATCATCTCAGAACAAACTTCCGCAAAGGAGAATTTCGAATTCATCAACTCTTATCTTGGAAAAGTCGGACCTCTGATCAGGGATAATAACGGATTTATCGATAAATATTACGGAGAAGCTTTTCTTTCTTTGTTTTCTCAAAAGGCGGAAGACGCGTTGGAAAGTGCGGTCGGAATACAAAGTATATTAAGAGACATTAATATGTTTAGGCTCGGAAACGGAAGGGAGCCTGTTCGAGTCGGCACAGGTTTGCATCGTGGTCCGATTCTTTTAGGGACGATCGGAGAATCGGAAAGGATGGAAGGCGCCGTGATTTCCGCTTCCGTTACTCTTGCGACAAGGGTCGGGCAACTCTGTCGCCTCTTTGATTCATCTATTTTGATGACGGACCACGTCCTTTTTAGTTTGGAAAATCCGGAAAAGTATCAGATGCGAGTTTTGGACCGAATTCAGCTCAAAGGCCATAATTCTATCGTAACCATTTTAGAAGTTTTTAATGGACAACCGGATTCTCTTCTCAATGTTTTTATGGACACAAAAGAAGAGTTTGAAAGAGGCATTTCACATTTTCGACAAAGAAATTTCGAAGAGGCCTGCGTTGTATTCAATCGGGTATTAGAAAGAAATAAACTAGATCAACCCGCGCGTTGGTATCTCGAAAAATCGATCCACTATTGTAGATTCGGCTCGCCGAATAACTGGGATGGAATAACAGTATTAGACGTTTGA
- a CDS encoding adenylate/guanylate cyclase domain-containing protein, with the protein MSLAKFYPKKVLFFLGLLFVLTQCLSEAERPQILASSGVLDLSSWNFEEYGPVAMQGDWIFRWNEFAESQDREPEKNRIMPVPKAWTRIQTPEGKNYPGTGIATYFLKVILPPSQEPRKFALLAETSETAYEIWIDGKKIGSHGVPGKTQETSIPEWNVRVIPFQIQKNEFQIRIPLSNFYHARGGLTARLIFGNEDEVIRLRERRMTLDVFLFGFLVAMAFYHFTLYFLRKKDAALLYFGIICFVFCFRELSTSQNLIQVIFPGINYQIHMRIVYLSFYLIPPLATAFLRALFPDEVRKEIHYGVVCIASIFSLIVVSQDPVFFTGTIEYYYVFTFVCFAYGFYVLIFALLRKKPGSIAILIGLFLFFLAYSQDIFYNKRIIPTFILAPFGLIAFIFSEAYLLAKRYSLAFDAVEDMSESLKKVNSSYGLFVPRELLKILNKHDILEIKLGDTVEEEMSLLYNEIRAFSDLSEKMNGKENFEFINSFLGKVGPIIRERDGFIDKYYGEAFLALFPPEPEKALDSAIEIQRILREFNRERIANGKDPVRSGSGVHTGPILLGTIGEAERMESTVISSSVNVVTRIGQLSRTYESSLLITDSTLFRLTNSSKYYYRVVDRIQIRDQKTVHTVLEVFNGLSENLIDSYMNTREEFERGVLMFREKHFEEACVVFNRILEKNRADQAARVYLEKSVHHCRFGVPENWQGVTLLGE; encoded by the coding sequence ATGAGTTTAGCTAAATTTTATCCAAAGAAGGTTTTGTTTTTTCTCGGTCTACTTTTCGTTTTGACTCAATGTCTGAGCGAAGCGGAACGACCGCAGATACTCGCCTCATCGGGAGTTTTGGATCTTTCTTCTTGGAATTTCGAAGAATACGGTCCTGTCGCGATGCAAGGAGATTGGATCTTTCGGTGGAACGAGTTTGCCGAAAGCCAGGACAGAGAACCCGAAAAAAATAGAATCATGCCTGTTCCAAAAGCTTGGACTCGAATCCAAACTCCGGAAGGTAAGAATTATCCCGGAACCGGAATCGCCACGTATTTTTTAAAAGTGATCTTACCTCCGAGTCAAGAACCGAGAAAGTTCGCTCTTCTTGCGGAAACGTCGGAAACCGCATACGAGATCTGGATCGACGGTAAAAAAATAGGATCGCACGGAGTTCCCGGAAAAACACAGGAGACATCGATTCCGGAATGGAACGTAAGAGTGATTCCGTTTCAAATTCAGAAAAACGAATTTCAGATTCGAATCCCACTTTCCAACTTTTATCATGCGAGAGGCGGGTTGACCGCAAGGTTGATATTCGGAAACGAAGACGAAGTCATTCGATTGCGAGAAAGAAGAATGACTCTGGACGTCTTTTTATTCGGTTTTCTCGTGGCGATGGCCTTCTATCATTTTACACTTTACTTTCTTAGAAAAAAAGACGCGGCCCTTTTGTATTTCGGAATCATCTGTTTTGTCTTTTGTTTTCGCGAATTGAGTACGAGTCAGAATTTGATTCAAGTGATTTTTCCAGGAATCAATTATCAGATTCATATGAGAATCGTGTATCTCAGTTTTTATTTGATTCCTCCTCTCGCGACCGCTTTCTTACGAGCGCTGTTTCCGGACGAAGTGAGGAAAGAGATCCACTACGGGGTCGTTTGTATCGCTTCGATCTTTTCCCTAATCGTCGTTTCGCAGGACCCGGTCTTTTTTACGGGAACGATTGAATACTATTATGTGTTTACATTTGTATGTTTTGCATACGGCTTTTACGTTTTGATCTTTGCCCTCCTTCGAAAAAAGCCCGGATCGATCGCCATTCTGATCGGTTTGTTTCTTTTCTTTTTAGCGTATAGCCAGGATATTTTTTACAATAAAAGAATCATTCCTACGTTTATTCTCGCCCCTTTCGGATTGATCGCCTTTATTTTTTCGGAGGCCTATCTTCTTGCGAAAAGATATTCGCTCGCCTTCGACGCGGTAGAAGACATGTCGGAAAGTTTGAAGAAAGTGAATTCTTCTTACGGTCTTTTTGTTCCTAGAGAACTTCTTAAAATATTAAATAAACATGATATTCTTGAAATTAAACTCGGAGATACCGTCGAAGAGGAAATGAGTCTTCTTTATAACGAAATCAGGGCCTTTTCCGATCTTTCCGAAAAAATGAATGGAAAGGAGAATTTCGAGTTCATCAATTCCTTTTTGGGAAAAGTCGGTCCGATCATCCGAGAAAGAGACGGCTTTATAGATAAATACTACGGCGAGGCTTTTTTGGCGTTATTTCCACCCGAACCGGAAAAGGCACTTGATAGCGCGATTGAGATCCAAAGAATTTTGAGAGAATTTAACCGAGAAAGAATTGCAAACGGGAAAGATCCCGTGCGTTCGGGAAGCGGAGTTCACACGGGACCGATCTTGCTGGGAACGATCGGAGAAGCTGAAAGAATGGAGAGCACGGTCATCTCTTCCTCCGTAAACGTTGTGACCAGAATAGGACAACTGAGTAGAACGTACGAGTCTTCCTTACTTATAACGGATTCCACCTTATTTCGCTTAACAAATTCTTCCAAATACTACTATCGTGTCGTGGATCGGATTCAGATTCGCGATCAGAAGACGGTTCACACGGTTTTGGAGGTGTTCAACGGACTCTCCGAAAATCTGATCGATTCTTATATGAATACACGCGAGGAATTTGAACGCGGCGTTCTAATGTTTAGAGAAAAACATTTCGAAGAAGCCTGCGTCGTATTCAATCGGATCTTGGAAAAAAATAGAGCGGATCAGGCCGCGAGAGTTTATCTGGAGAAGTCCGTACATCATTGTAGATTCGGAGTTCCTGAGAATTGGCAAGGCGTAACCCTATTAGGAGAATAG
- a CDS encoding dual specificity protein phosphatase family protein: MQIPKAILLTQCLQNDFTALLEKYDPLPNALHVGYQESKRLLGEMVEYGPIDSLIEWAYSVEPDDLWIVHIRDWHDASDSSQKDHLRQFGPHCIQNTKGAEFVFESWLQEEQKKRHRIVDASGLNDFVKTNLEKILEPLKEHPLKVGISGVWTEAKVQFLAYDIKTRYPQWEIAICSALTASSSIGMHFIALDQMKEILGIKIFPSIGAFTSFLNGSVPNLEKRITHSRISTDHFRFEEDYKVNETDEKLLLFLFRDCKDVEFKCLDGGFSGNVVLKSKSIDHLGHSQVPSVIKIGPRDLIARERIAFERIEEVLGNNAPSIVDFAELEDRGAIKYRYAAMLEGNVRTFQKAYESTEDIQDLKRILDTVFRKQLAKLYDASVQEKLNLLEYYDFQSKYAPGVRKRIEAIIGKPAIGEWIEIVSGLIVPNVCKFYEEDLVSLKEYVSLSHFTSYIHGDLNGANIILDAQNNVWLIDFFHTHKGHILKDLIKLENDILYIFTKIENLEEWKEAIELSDVLLKVADLGIPLPPNPRKPWKHSKINKAYSIIAHLRSYYSSLIKMDRDPYQLHTGALRYAMHTLSFDESNDWQKKWALYSGTLCVAGIREFIQRSKILRIDFLKSGSNQEEISRIGLTILPGRKDRERNLPEDIQTIQKEGITHILCLLTENEFSEYGVKDLKEEYKSRGLNVYYCPVLDQTAPSLEQAIASLKWMELALSQKKKLLIHCVGGLGRSGTFAAAYMIWKEKLSSSEAISIVRESRSERAIESKVQEEFLSNLDTKTINKKIN; this comes from the coding sequence ATGCAAATTCCAAAAGCAATTCTTCTAACTCAATGTCTTCAAAACGATTTTACCGCCCTTCTTGAAAAATATGATCCTCTTCCGAATGCATTGCATGTCGGTTATCAAGAGTCAAAGCGATTGTTAGGCGAAATGGTGGAATACGGTCCGATCGATTCATTGATCGAATGGGCTTATTCCGTAGAACCGGATGATCTCTGGATCGTTCATATTCGAGATTGGCACGACGCTTCGGATTCTTCTCAAAAGGATCATCTTCGTCAATTCGGACCGCATTGCATTCAGAATACCAAAGGCGCAGAATTCGTTTTTGAATCTTGGCTTCAAGAGGAACAAAAGAAAAGACACCGAATCGTAGACGCATCCGGACTAAACGATTTCGTAAAAACGAATCTTGAGAAAATTCTTGAACCTTTGAAGGAACATCCTCTGAAAGTGGGAATTTCCGGAGTTTGGACCGAGGCAAAAGTTCAATTTCTTGCTTACGATATCAAAACGAGATATCCGCAATGGGAGATTGCGATATGCTCCGCCTTAACCGCATCCTCTTCCATCGGAATGCATTTTATCGCTTTAGATCAGATGAAAGAGATTTTAGGAATCAAAATCTTTCCTTCCATCGGAGCTTTTACTTCTTTCTTAAATGGAAGTGTTCCAAATTTAGAAAAAAGAATCACACATTCCAGAATTTCCACGGACCATTTCAGATTCGAAGAAGATTATAAAGTAAACGAAACGGATGAAAAATTACTCCTGTTCCTTTTTCGAGACTGCAAAGACGTCGAGTTCAAATGTCTCGACGGAGGATTTTCAGGAAACGTCGTTCTAAAATCCAAATCGATCGATCACTTAGGTCATAGCCAGGTTCCATCCGTGATCAAAATCGGTCCGCGGGACCTTATTGCAAGGGAAAGAATCGCCTTCGAACGAATCGAAGAAGTTCTTGGAAACAACGCACCGTCCATCGTAGATTTCGCCGAGTTAGAGGATCGAGGAGCGATTAAATACCGTTATGCGGCAATGTTAGAAGGGAACGTCCGCACGTTTCAAAAAGCATACGAATCCACGGAAGACATCCAAGATTTAAAAAGGATCTTGGACACGGTATTTCGAAAACAATTGGCCAAGCTCTACGATGCATCGGTTCAAGAAAAATTAAATTTATTAGAATATTATGATTTTCAATCTAAATATGCGCCCGGAGTCCGAAAAAGAATCGAGGCGATAATCGGAAAACCGGCGATCGGGGAATGGATCGAAATCGTTTCGGGTTTAATCGTTCCGAACGTCTGTAAGTTTTACGAAGAGGATCTGGTATCGCTTAAAGAATATGTTTCCCTTTCCCATTTTACTTCTTATATTCACGGAGATCTCAACGGTGCCAATATCATCCTGGACGCACAGAACAACGTCTGGTTGATCGATTTCTTCCACACACACAAAGGACATATTCTTAAAGACTTAATTAAACTTGAAAACGATATTCTCTACATCTTTACCAAAATAGAGAATTTAGAAGAATGGAAAGAGGCCATCGAACTTAGCGATGTCCTACTGAAAGTCGCAGATCTTGGAATCCCATTACCGCCAAATCCGAGAAAACCCTGGAAACATTCCAAAATAAACAAGGCGTATTCCATCATAGCGCATCTTAGATCATATTATTCTTCACTAATTAAGATGGATCGAGATCCTTATCAGCTTCATACCGGAGCGTTACGTTATGCGATGCACACTCTATCTTTTGACGAGTCCAACGACTGGCAAAAAAAATGGGCGCTCTATTCGGGAACTCTTTGTGTCGCGGGGATCAGAGAATTCATCCAGAGATCCAAAATTCTTCGAATTGATTTTCTCAAATCCGGCTCAAATCAGGAGGAGATTTCTCGCATCGGGCTTACGATTCTTCCCGGCCGAAAGGATCGGGAAAGAAATTTGCCGGAGGACATTCAAACGATTCAAAAGGAAGGAATCACGCACATTCTTTGTTTACTCACTGAGAACGAATTCTCGGAATACGGAGTCAAGGATCTCAAAGAAGAATATAAAAGTCGCGGCTTAAACGTATATTACTGCCCCGTCTTGGATCAAACCGCACCTTCACTGGAACAAGCAATCGCCTCCCTGAAGTGGATGGAGCTCGCACTTTCACAAAAGAAAAAACTGCTCATTCATTGCGTTGGGGGCTTGGGACGTTCAGGCACGTTTGCCGCGGCGTATATGATCTGGAAAGAAAAGCTGAGTTCAAGCGAAGCCATCTCCATCGTTCGAGAATCCAGAAGCGAACGGGCGATCGAATCCAAGGTTCAAGAAGAATTCTTATCCAATTTGGATACAAAAACGATCAATAAAAAGATAAATTAG
- a CDS encoding alpha/beta hydrolase, which produces MRRIIFFISVVSISYAMAVFYFSDQIIHFKTKTLEEDRREQAIASFAKLGLNDPPSEVTIKLKDVTIRAWLFEPKYKNRCGSVITHGYTVTRFSVLKYAQFFYKLGCPSLVYDVRYHGLSSGDSSTYGFYEKDDLLQIIQWFKNRTGLKSSEIAVAGQSMGAAISLLAAAKSKERFSFLLADSSYSKATVVFRERAIVQYSKLILTMLPSAIWLASVRSGADLKDSSPESFAEMIQTPTLLMHSAADVATLPSHSERIYSKLSVREKELHLTQWNAKHSENWNRNPQEYERIIRSFIIRYRIAPFYNLISR; this is translated from the coding sequence ATGAGGCGAATAATTTTTTTTATTAGTGTAGTCAGCATATCCTATGCGATGGCCGTATTCTATTTTTCGGATCAGATTATACATTTTAAGACAAAAACGTTGGAAGAAGATCGCAGAGAACAGGCAATCGCTTCTTTCGCCAAATTGGGATTAAATGATCCTCCGTCCGAAGTGACAATTAAATTAAAGGACGTTACCATTCGTGCTTGGTTGTTTGAACCGAAGTATAAGAATCGATGTGGATCTGTAATCACGCACGGTTATACGGTTACACGTTTTTCAGTGCTTAAATACGCTCAGTTTTTTTACAAGCTCGGCTGTCCTTCTTTAGTGTATGACGTTCGTTATCATGGTCTGAGTTCAGGTGATTCATCCACATACGGTTTTTATGAAAAGGACGACCTTTTGCAAATCATTCAATGGTTTAAGAATCGAACGGGATTGAAGTCTTCGGAAATAGCGGTTGCCGGTCAATCGATGGGTGCCGCCATTTCCCTTTTGGCCGCGGCTAAATCAAAAGAGAGGTTTTCATTCCTTTTAGCGGATTCATCTTATAGTAAAGCGACTGTGGTTTTTCGCGAGAGAGCAATCGTTCAATATTCTAAACTCATCTTAACGATGTTGCCTTCCGCGATATGGTTGGCATCCGTACGTTCCGGGGCTGACTTGAAAGATTCCTCTCCCGAATCCTTCGCCGAGATGATACAAACACCTACTTTGCTGATGCACTCTGCCGCGGACGTTGCTACCTTACCTTCGCATTCGGAAAGAATTTATTCTAAATTATCGGTAAGAGAAAAAGAACTCCACCTAACACAATGGAATGCAAAACACAGTGAAAACTGGAACCGGAATCCTCAAGAATACGAGAGGATCATTCGTTCTTTCATTATCCGATACAGGATAGCCCCATTCTATAACCTTATTAGTCGTTAG